One window of the Pieris rapae chromosome 11, ilPieRapa1.1, whole genome shotgun sequence genome contains the following:
- the LOC110997535 gene encoding protein transport protein Sec23A isoform X2 → MATYEEFIQQNEDRDGIRFTWNVWPSSRIEATRLVVPLVSLYQPLKERPDLPPIQYEPVLCTRNTCRAVLNPMCQVDYRAKLWVCNFCFQRNPFPPQYAAISEQHQPAELIPNFSTIEYTITRAQSMPPIFLLVVDTCLDEEELGALKDSLQTSLSLMPQNALVGLITFGRMVQIHELGTEGIYKCYVFKGTKDLSAKQIQEQLSIGRVNVPNPQQRQGAPQPQPPAHRFLQPVKQCDMALTDLLSELGRDPWPLGVGKRPLRSSGVALSLAVGLLEVTYPNTGARIMMFLGGPCSQGPGQVVNDELKQPIRSHHDIHKDNAKYMKKAIKHYEALAFRSATNGHAIDIYSCALDQTGLMEMKQCCNSTGGHMVMGDSFNSSLFKQTFQRVFAKDQKGDYKMAFNGTLEVKCSRELKISGAIGSCVSLNVKGPCVSDQEVGMGNTCQWKMCTFTPSTTMAIFFEVVSQQAAAVPAGGRGCVQLITNYQHSSGQRRIRVTTIARNWADPAVNLPHIAAGFDQEAAAVVMARLVVYRADHEDGPDVLRWLDRMLIRLCQKFGEYAKDDPNSFRLSENFSLYPQFMYHLRRSQFLQMFNNSPDETTFYRHMLMREDLTQSLIMIQPILYSYSFGGPPEPVLLDTSSIQPDRILLMDTFFQILIYHGETIAQWRALRYQDMPEYESFAQLLRAPVDDAQEILQSRFPVPRYIDTEHGGSQARFLLSKVNPSQTHNNMYAYGGDGGAPVLTDDVSLQVFMEHLKKLAVSSTA, encoded by the exons ATGGCCACGTATGAAGAGTTCATTCAGCAGAATGAAGATCGGGACGGAATACGCTTCACATGGAATGTATGGCCTTCAAGCAGGATTGAGGCAACTAGACTGGTGGTGCCCTTAGTCAGCTTATATCAGCCGTTGAAAGAGCGGCCAGATCTTCCTCCTATTCAGTATGAGCCAGTTTTGTGCACTCGTAATACATGTCGGGCAGTCTTGAATCCCATGTGCCAAGTAGATTATAGAGCAAAATTATGGGTTTGCAACTTTTGTTTTCAGCGAAATCCT tttccaCCACAATATGCTGCTATATCTGAACAACATCAGCCAGCTGAGCTAATACCAAATTTCTCAACTATAGAGTATACTATAACAAGAGCTCAAAGCATGCCTCCAATTTTTCTGCTTGTGGTCGATACATGTTTGGATGAGGAAGAACTTGGAGCTCTTAAAGATTCTCTACAAACATCACTTAGTTTAATGCCACAAAATGCTTTAGTTGGTTTAATTACCTTTGGCCGTATGGTGCAAATTCATGAGTTGG GTACTGAGGGCATCTACAAGTGCTATGTATTTAAGGGTACAAAAGATTTGTCAGCTAAGCAGATTCAAGAACAACTGTCTATTGGTAGAGTTAATGTACCAAACCCCCAACAAAGGCAAGGAGCACCACAACCACAACCACCAGCTCACCGTTTCTTGCAACCAGTTAAGCAGTGTGATATGGCTTTAACAGACCTTCTTAGTGAACTTGGTCGTGATCCCTGGCCATTGGGTGTTGGAAAACGTCCCTTGAGAAGTAGCGGAGTAGCTCTTTCATTAGCTGTTGGTTTATTAGAAGTGACCTACCCCAACACTGGAGCTAGAATCATGATGTTCCTTGGAGGACCTTGCTCCCAAGGGCCAGGCCAAGTTGTTAATGATGAGCTAAAGCAGCCCATTCGTTCCCACCATGACATCCATAAGGATAATGCCAAGTATATGAAGAAAGCCATTAAACATTATGAGGCTCTAGCTTTCAGATCTGCAACTAATGGTCATgctattgatatttattcttGTGCATTGGATCAGACTGGTTTAATGGAAATGAAACAATGCTGCAACTCTACTGG TGGCCACATGGTGATGGGAGATTCATTTAACTCCTCCTTATTCAAGCAGACCTTTCAGAGAGTATTCGCCAAGGATCAGAAAGGCGATTACAAAATGGCATTTAATGGTACCTTGGAGGTGAAATGTAGTAGAGaattaaaaa taagTGGTGCGATTGGCTCCTGTGTGTCGTTGAATGTTAAGGGGCCATGTGTGTCAGATCAAGAGGTGGGAATGGGTAACACTTGCCAGTGGAAGATGTGTACTTTCACACCGAGCACTACCATGGCAATATTTTTTGAG GTAGTAAGCCAGCAGGCAGCAGCAGTTCCAGCAGGAGGGCGTGGTTGTGTCCAGCTCATCACCAACTACCAACACTCCAGCGGACAAAGACGCATACGAGTTACCACTATTGCTCGCAA TTGGGCAGACCCAGCCGTCAACCTTCCCCACATAGCAGCTGGCTTTGACCAGGAAGCAGCTGCGGTGGTAATGGCCCGACTTGTTGTATACCGAGCTGATCATGAAGATGGTCCAGATGTCCTTCGTTGGCTTGATCGAATGCTCATACGATTG TGCCAGAAGTTCGGCGAATACGCCAAGGACGATCCAAACAGCTTCCGACTATCGGAGAACTTCAGCCTGTACCCGCAATTCATGTATCATCTCCGAAGATCACAGTTCTTGCAGATGTTCAACAACTCGCCAGATGAAACAACATTTTACAG gcACATGTTAATGCGAGAGGATCTCACTCAATCGTTGATTATGATCCAGCCGATTCTGTACTCATACAGCTTCGGTGGTCCACCAGAGCCAGTGTTACTAGATACGTCGTCAATACAACCAGACCGTATACTTCTTATGGACACGTTCTTCCAGATATtgatttaccatggagag ACGATAGCCCAATGGCGAGCTCTGCGTTACCAAGACATGCCGGAGTATGAAAGCTTCGCCCAGTTACTTCGAGCGCCGGTCGACGATGCGCAGGAGATCCTTCAGAGCCGTTTCCCAGTACCAAGATATATTGACACTGAACATGGCGGCTCACAG gcACGATTCTTACTGTCAAAAGTGAATCCATCACAGACGCACAACAACATGTATGCCTATGGAGGG GATGGCGGAGCTCCTGTACTAACGGATGACGTGTCGTTGCAAGTATTCATGGAGCACTTGAAGAAGTTAGCGGTGTCTTCAACCGCTTAG
- the LOC110997516 gene encoding protein distal antenna, with protein sequence MSTKGKRPMRALTPGDKIEAIQRVNDGESKASVARDIGVPESTLRGWCKNEDKLRYMTSRLSSPETDKSNDGEPPDKRARTESPTAPQSPATAGLDLTSSVSVPHSVSQPIPSADVPVELTTKRAEPSPPPHAPRDRRPDPGASVSMSAISPLSGLGHLPGLAHSHLGLSFNEIATNLTLLAQLNPGLSALSAQPASRALRSVRSPKPSHNGVLNLNDNKHRSKSSHSTDHYRHSSKSSHHGVPQNPANQPVDDTLWYWLKTQQAMLDLTAQTTAAHPLQLSKPSEPTLPPKPVAPAPPIGSHLDYNRNSWLWQYYKQFGGAMPLPEDKLKSASQVPKDKAAENILYSHLTKGKPEEHIATLTPQSPPRHQQDVQRVPDHEEARLTESETLTSPELGTENKEPVSDKSSETGRSQIKARTVLDNLLFNNSNQPQGSEDAKINSMYNGGWESGTAEALEHGEKFLAWLEASGDPSVTRMHVHQLSALLHNLRTRRAAVTVAPAGTTDGARRK encoded by the coding sequence ATGAGCACAAAGGGCAAGCGGCCAATGCGTGCCTTGACCCCTGGCGATAAGATCGAGGCCATTCAGCGAGTTAATGATGGTGAATCCAAGGCTTCAGTTGCAAGAGACATTGGTGTTCCCGAATCTACTCTTCGAGGCTGGTGCAAGAATGAGGACAAACTCCGTTATATGACATCGCGTTTGTCATCACCCGAAACTGATAAGAGCAATGATGGAGAACCCCCAGACAAGAGGGCACGAACGGAATCCCCGACTGCCCCCCAATCGCCTGCCACTGCTGGTCTTGATCTCACTTCTTCCGTCAGCGTACCGCATAGTGTATCTCAACCGATTCCGTCTGCTGACGTACCCGTCGAATTGACCACTAAACGTGCTGAGCCCTCTCCCCCGCCCCATGCCCCTCGTGACCGCCGCCCTGACCCCGGAGCCAGTGTCTCAATGAGTGCTATTAGCCCACTATCCGGTCTCGGCCATTTGCCGGGCCTCGCTCACTCACACTTAGGACTGAGCTTTAATGAAATTGCAACCAACTTAACCTTATTAGCTCAACTGAATCCTGGCCTATCAGCTCTATCCGCTCAACCCGCAAGCCGTGCTTTACGTTCTGTACGCTCCCCCAAACCTTCTCATAATGGTGTCTTAAATCTCAATGACAACAAACATCGTAGCAAATCCAGTCATTCCACGGATCACTACAGGCACAGTTCCAAATCAAGTCACCATGGTGTCCCACAGAATCCTGCAAATCAGCCTGTCGACGATACACTGTGGTATTGGCTCAAGACGCAGCAAGCTATGCTCGATCTAACTGCACAGACAACAGCCGCTCATCCCTTACAGTTAAGTAAGCCTAGTGAACCGACATTACCACCAAAACCCGTTGCTCCCGCGCCTCCCATTGGCTCCCATCTTGACTATAATAGGAATTCTTGGTTATGGCAATACTACAAACAGTTCGGAGGGGCCATGCCATTACCAGAAGATAAACTTAAGTCAGCATCGCAGGTGCCAAAGGACAAAGCAGCGGAAAACATTCTGTACTCCCACTTAACAAAAGGTAAACCAGAAGAACACATCGCAACTTTAACACCCCAATCGCCACCGCGACACCAACAGGACGTTCAGAGGGTTCCAGATCATGAAGAAGCACGCTTGACTGAATCGGAAACTTTAACGAGCCCCGAACTGGGTACTGAAAACAAAGAGCCTGTCTCCGATAAAAGCTCGGAAACCGGCAGAAGTCAGATAAAAGCTCGAACTGTGCTCGACAACTTACTATTTAATAACTCGAACCAACCACAAGGAAGTGAGGATGCCAAAATCAACAGTATGTACAATGGCGGATGGGAGTCGGGCACGGCAGAGGCCCTAGAACATGGGGAGAAATTCTTAGCGTGGCTAGAGGCGAGCGGTGACCCTAGCGTGACGCGTATGCACGTGCACCAACTGTCTGCCCTGTTGCATAACCTGCGCACACGGCGGGCGGCCGTGACCGTTGCACCCGCTGGGACCACCGATGGCGCACGTCGGAAATAA
- the LOC110997535 gene encoding protein transport protein Sec23A isoform X1, with protein MATYEEFIQQNEDRDGIRFTWNVWPSSRIEATRLVVPLVSLYQPLKERPDLPPIQYEPVLCTRNTCRAVLNPMCQVDYRAKLWVCNFCFQRNPFPPQYAAISEQHQPAELIPNFSTIEYTITRAQSMPPIFLLVVDTCLDEEELGALKDSLQTSLSLMPQNALVGLITFGRMVQIHELGTEGIYKCYVFKGTKDLSAKQIQEQLSIGRVNVPNPQQRQGAPQPQPPAHRFLQPVKQCDMALTDLLSELGRDPWPLGVGKRPLRSSGVALSLAVGLLEVTYPNTGARIMMFLGGPCSQGPGQVVNDELKQPIRSHHDIHKDNAKYMKKAIKHYEALAFRSATNGHAIDIYSCALDQTGLMEMKQCCNSTGGHMVMGDSFNSSLFKQTFQRVFAKDQKGDYKMAFNGTLEVKCSRELKISGAIGSCVSLNVKGPCVSDQEVGMGNTCQWKMCTFTPSTTMAIFFEVVSQQAAAVPAGGRGCVQLITNYQHSSGQRRIRVTTIARNWADPAVNLPHIAAGFDQEAAAVVMARLVVYRADHEDGPDVLRWLDRMLIRLCQKFGEYAKDDPNSFRLSENFSLYPQFMYHLRRSQFLQMFNNSPDETTFYRHMLMREDLTQSLIMIQPILYSYSFGGPPEPVLLDTSSIQPDRILLMDTFFQILIYHGETIAQWRALRYQDMPEYESFAQLLRAPVDDAQEILQSRFPVPRYIDTEHGGSQARFLLSKVNPSQTHNNMYAYGGAMPIPSADGGAPVLTDDVSLQVFMEHLKKLAVSSTA; from the exons ATGGCCACGTATGAAGAGTTCATTCAGCAGAATGAAGATCGGGACGGAATACGCTTCACATGGAATGTATGGCCTTCAAGCAGGATTGAGGCAACTAGACTGGTGGTGCCCTTAGTCAGCTTATATCAGCCGTTGAAAGAGCGGCCAGATCTTCCTCCTATTCAGTATGAGCCAGTTTTGTGCACTCGTAATACATGTCGGGCAGTCTTGAATCCCATGTGCCAAGTAGATTATAGAGCAAAATTATGGGTTTGCAACTTTTGTTTTCAGCGAAATCCT tttccaCCACAATATGCTGCTATATCTGAACAACATCAGCCAGCTGAGCTAATACCAAATTTCTCAACTATAGAGTATACTATAACAAGAGCTCAAAGCATGCCTCCAATTTTTCTGCTTGTGGTCGATACATGTTTGGATGAGGAAGAACTTGGAGCTCTTAAAGATTCTCTACAAACATCACTTAGTTTAATGCCACAAAATGCTTTAGTTGGTTTAATTACCTTTGGCCGTATGGTGCAAATTCATGAGTTGG GTACTGAGGGCATCTACAAGTGCTATGTATTTAAGGGTACAAAAGATTTGTCAGCTAAGCAGATTCAAGAACAACTGTCTATTGGTAGAGTTAATGTACCAAACCCCCAACAAAGGCAAGGAGCACCACAACCACAACCACCAGCTCACCGTTTCTTGCAACCAGTTAAGCAGTGTGATATGGCTTTAACAGACCTTCTTAGTGAACTTGGTCGTGATCCCTGGCCATTGGGTGTTGGAAAACGTCCCTTGAGAAGTAGCGGAGTAGCTCTTTCATTAGCTGTTGGTTTATTAGAAGTGACCTACCCCAACACTGGAGCTAGAATCATGATGTTCCTTGGAGGACCTTGCTCCCAAGGGCCAGGCCAAGTTGTTAATGATGAGCTAAAGCAGCCCATTCGTTCCCACCATGACATCCATAAGGATAATGCCAAGTATATGAAGAAAGCCATTAAACATTATGAGGCTCTAGCTTTCAGATCTGCAACTAATGGTCATgctattgatatttattcttGTGCATTGGATCAGACTGGTTTAATGGAAATGAAACAATGCTGCAACTCTACTGG TGGCCACATGGTGATGGGAGATTCATTTAACTCCTCCTTATTCAAGCAGACCTTTCAGAGAGTATTCGCCAAGGATCAGAAAGGCGATTACAAAATGGCATTTAATGGTACCTTGGAGGTGAAATGTAGTAGAGaattaaaaa taagTGGTGCGATTGGCTCCTGTGTGTCGTTGAATGTTAAGGGGCCATGTGTGTCAGATCAAGAGGTGGGAATGGGTAACACTTGCCAGTGGAAGATGTGTACTTTCACACCGAGCACTACCATGGCAATATTTTTTGAG GTAGTAAGCCAGCAGGCAGCAGCAGTTCCAGCAGGAGGGCGTGGTTGTGTCCAGCTCATCACCAACTACCAACACTCCAGCGGACAAAGACGCATACGAGTTACCACTATTGCTCGCAA TTGGGCAGACCCAGCCGTCAACCTTCCCCACATAGCAGCTGGCTTTGACCAGGAAGCAGCTGCGGTGGTAATGGCCCGACTTGTTGTATACCGAGCTGATCATGAAGATGGTCCAGATGTCCTTCGTTGGCTTGATCGAATGCTCATACGATTG TGCCAGAAGTTCGGCGAATACGCCAAGGACGATCCAAACAGCTTCCGACTATCGGAGAACTTCAGCCTGTACCCGCAATTCATGTATCATCTCCGAAGATCACAGTTCTTGCAGATGTTCAACAACTCGCCAGATGAAACAACATTTTACAG gcACATGTTAATGCGAGAGGATCTCACTCAATCGTTGATTATGATCCAGCCGATTCTGTACTCATACAGCTTCGGTGGTCCACCAGAGCCAGTGTTACTAGATACGTCGTCAATACAACCAGACCGTATACTTCTTATGGACACGTTCTTCCAGATATtgatttaccatggagag ACGATAGCCCAATGGCGAGCTCTGCGTTACCAAGACATGCCGGAGTATGAAAGCTTCGCCCAGTTACTTCGAGCGCCGGTCGACGATGCGCAGGAGATCCTTCAGAGCCGTTTCCCAGTACCAAGATATATTGACACTGAACATGGCGGCTCACAG gcACGATTCTTACTGTCAAAAGTGAATCCATCACAGACGCACAACAACATGTATGCCTATGGAGGG GCGATGCCGATTCCATCAGCG GATGGCGGAGCTCCTGTACTAACGGATGACGTGTCGTTGCAAGTATTCATGGAGCACTTGAAGAAGTTAGCGGTGTCTTCAACCGCTTAG
- the LOC110997524 gene encoding calcineurin B homologous protein 1, which produces MGNKSSLLLREEEIAQIQEETGFTPNQIERLYSRFTALDKNDCGTLSREDFLRIPELAINPLSERIVSAFFAESHDDRVNFLQFMRVLAHFRPIRKNRENKLNSREEKLRFAFSMYDLDNDGKISRDELLAILHMMVGVNISEEQLSSIAERTILEADTNNDQMISFEEFARALERTDVEQKMSIRFLN; this is translated from the exons ATGGGCAACAAAtcatctttattattaagggAAGAAGAAATTGCACAAATACAGGAAGAAACGGGGT TTACTCCTAACCAAATAGAGCGCCTCTATTCAAGATTTACGGCTCTGGATAAAAATGATTGTGGTACATTGTCTCGTGAAGATTTTCTTCGTATTCCCGAACTCGCAATTAATCCATTAAGTGAACGAATTGTGTCTGCTTTCTTTGCTGAGAGTCACGATGACCGAGTGAACTTTCTGCAGTTTATGCGAGTATTAGCTCACTTTAGACCTATAAGAAAAAACAGGGAGAATAAACTAAACAGTCGGGAAGAAAAGCTAAGAT TTGCATTTTCAATGTACGACCTAGATAATGATGGCAAAATATCACGAGATGAACTTCTAGCAATACTTCACATGATGGTTGGGGTAAATATAAG TGAAGAGCAGCTATCAAGCATTGCTGAGCGAACTATATTAGAAGCAGACACCAACAATGATCAAATGATTTCATTCGAAGAATTTGCACGGGCCCTGGAGAGAACTGATGTAGAACAGAAGATGTCAATTCGCTTCCTCAATTGA